The following coding sequences are from one Pseudonocardia sp. HH130630-07 window:
- a CDS encoding class II fructose-bisphosphate aldolase, which yields MTSTTTSVEMLASARDRGTAVGAFNVIGVEHAEAMVAGAETAGLPVILQLSENCVRYHGAPGPMIAALLAMARAATVPVVVHLDHVESGSLVTAGLEAGVRSLMFDASTLPHEENVARTREVVRQCRAYGARVEAELGEIGGKDGVHAPGARTDPGEAVRFVAGTGVDALAVAVGSSHAMRTRTARLDLELVGRLRAAVPVPLVLHGSSGVPDEDLLRAAHAGLSKINLATHLNGVFTGALREVLDRDPGLTDPRRYLAPARDALATEVTRLLALLSTEKSR from the coding sequence ATGACCAGCACGACCACCAGCGTCGAGATGCTCGCCTCCGCCCGGGACCGCGGCACCGCGGTCGGCGCCTTCAACGTGATCGGTGTGGAGCACGCCGAGGCGATGGTCGCGGGGGCGGAGACGGCGGGACTGCCCGTCATCCTCCAGCTCAGCGAGAACTGCGTGCGCTACCACGGTGCGCCCGGCCCGATGATCGCCGCGCTGCTCGCGATGGCGCGGGCGGCGACCGTGCCCGTCGTCGTGCACCTGGACCACGTCGAGTCCGGGTCGCTGGTGACGGCGGGCCTGGAGGCCGGGGTCCGGTCGCTGATGTTCGACGCCTCGACGCTGCCGCACGAGGAGAACGTGGCCCGCACCCGCGAGGTCGTCCGGCAGTGCCGCGCGTACGGGGCACGGGTCGAGGCCGAGCTCGGTGAGATCGGCGGCAAGGACGGCGTGCACGCCCCCGGCGCGCGGACCGATCCCGGTGAGGCGGTGCGCTTCGTCGCCGGGACCGGGGTGGACGCGCTCGCGGTGGCCGTCGGCTCCTCGCACGCCATGCGCACCCGCACGGCCCGGCTCGATCTGGAGCTCGTCGGGCGGCTCCGGGCGGCGGTGCCGGTGCCGCTGGTGCTGCACGGCTCGTCGGGGGTGCCGGACGAGGACCTGCTGCGGGCGGCGCACGCCGGCCTGTCGAAGATCAATCTGGCGACCCATCTCAACGGGGTGTTCACCGGCGCGCTGCGCGAGGTGCTCGACCGGGACCCCGGACTGACCGACCCCCGGCGCTACCTGGCCCCGGCCCGGGACGCGCTGGCGACCGAGGTGACCCGGTTGCTGGCGCTGCTCTCGACCGAGAAAAGTCGATGA
- a CDS encoding ROK family protein — protein MTRADDRCLIAVDVGGTTVKAALLDAGSGACLHELTVPTGVGTAGGAMGSLVAVTRRLRATASDGGRTVLAAGVVTPGTVDEHAGVVSYAANLGWRDVPLARTLRDALGVPVATGHDSRAAGRAEYLLGGRSADFVLVPIGTGIAVALVRDGLPLAGVSGAAGEFGHMPVHPDGEDCPCGLRGCLEVYCSASGILRRYRARGGLLGGVPDVVGALGRDPVARAVWGEAVDALALGLASVSMLLDPGEIVLAGGVAAAGTALVDPLQRALAARLGWHRRPQVRRGVLGPHAARTGAAVLAVERCDVAVDPARWVSGVAGPGPE, from the coding sequence ATGACGAGGGCCGACGATCGCTGCCTGATCGCGGTCGACGTCGGCGGGACGACCGTCAAGGCGGCCCTGCTCGACGCCGGGAGCGGGGCCTGCCTGCACGAGCTCACGGTGCCGACCGGCGTCGGCACCGCGGGCGGAGCGATGGGATCCCTGGTCGCCGTCACCCGCCGGCTGCGGGCCACGGCGTCGGACGGGGGCCGGACGGTGCTGGCGGCCGGCGTCGTCACACCGGGCACGGTCGACGAGCACGCGGGCGTGGTCAGCTACGCGGCGAACCTCGGCTGGCGGGACGTCCCGCTCGCCCGGACCCTGCGCGACGCGCTGGGCGTACCGGTCGCGACCGGCCACGACTCCCGGGCGGCGGGCCGGGCCGAGTACCTGCTCGGCGGCCGGAGCGCCGACTTCGTGCTGGTCCCGATCGGCACCGGGATCGCCGTGGCGCTGGTACGCGACGGGCTGCCGCTGGCCGGGGTGTCCGGAGCGGCGGGGGAGTTCGGGCACATGCCCGTCCACCCGGACGGGGAGGACTGCCCCTGCGGGCTGCGCGGCTGTCTCGAGGTCTACTGCTCGGCGTCGGGGATCCTGCGGCGCTACCGGGCCCGCGGTGGCCTGCTGGGCGGGGTGCCGGACGTCGTCGGTGCCCTCGGCCGCGATCCCGTGGCGCGGGCGGTCTGGGGCGAGGCGGTCGACGCGCTCGCTCTCGGGCTCGCCTCGGTGTCGATGCTGCTCGACCCGGGCGAGATCGTGCTCGCCGGAGGCGTGGCGGCGGCCGGGACCGCCCTGGTCGACCCGTTGCAGCGGGCGCTCGCGGCGCGCCTGGGCTGGCACCGGCGACCGCAGGTCCGGCGCGGGGTACTCGGTCCGCACGCGGCGCGCACCGGCGCCGCGGTGCTCGCGGTGGAACGGTGCGACGTCGCGGTGGATCCCGCCCGCTGGGTGTCCGGAGTGGCCGGGCCCGGTCCGGAGTAG
- a CDS encoding extracellular catalytic domain type 1 short-chain-length polyhydroxyalkanoate depolymerase, with protein sequence MPDRRSIGRLTAWFAAALAPLVLAAVPAAAAPEPEPAAGRDVRGSYSSSQGTVDYQVHLPASWRPDRPMPVVMAVHGCGMTGYGLNSMKSLTRFDDLADREGFVVVYPTQSLLRNLKLCWNSLSPEHQDRGRGEPELLAGTIRQVVDEFGADPARVHVAGASSGAGAAVILGATYPDLVATVTSVAGGEYGFHTAQDRLDTVSPADTARLALAAMGPRARQVPLLVVQGDQDEVVPPVMAQRLVQQWLVLGELITTGGTEVDPAADDVERVEPAAGHPYTRSSFRRGATAIDSYLIEGQGHAWSGPEAGGLFADREGPDLSEIVWRFASTRPLGAVGP encoded by the coding sequence ATGCCCGACCGCCGCAGCATCGGCCGACTGACCGCCTGGTTCGCGGCGGCGCTCGCTCCGCTCGTACTCGCCGCCGTACCCGCCGCGGCGGCCCCGGAGCCGGAGCCCGCGGCCGGCCGGGACGTGCGCGGCAGCTACTCCAGCTCGCAGGGGACGGTCGACTACCAGGTCCATCTCCCGGCCTCCTGGCGCCCCGACCGGCCGATGCCGGTGGTGATGGCGGTGCACGGCTGCGGGATGACCGGGTACGGGCTGAACTCGATGAAGTCCCTGACCCGGTTCGACGACCTCGCCGACCGGGAGGGGTTCGTCGTCGTCTACCCGACGCAGTCGCTGCTGCGGAACCTGAAGCTGTGCTGGAACTCCCTGTCGCCCGAGCACCAGGACCGGGGGCGTGGCGAGCCCGAGCTGCTCGCCGGGACGATCCGCCAGGTCGTCGACGAGTTCGGCGCGGACCCGGCGCGGGTGCACGTGGCCGGTGCCTCCTCCGGTGCCGGAGCGGCGGTGATCCTCGGCGCCACCTATCCGGACCTCGTCGCGACCGTCACCTCGGTCGCCGGCGGGGAGTACGGGTTCCACACGGCCCAGGACCGCCTCGACACGGTGAGCCCGGCCGACACGGCCCGGCTCGCGCTGGCCGCGATGGGGCCGCGGGCCCGGCAGGTCCCGTTGCTCGTCGTCCAGGGCGACCAGGACGAGGTGGTGCCCCCGGTGATGGCGCAGCGGCTGGTGCAGCAGTGGCTGGTGCTCGGCGAGCTCATCACGACCGGCGGGACCGAGGTCGATCCGGCGGCCGACGACGTCGAGCGGGTCGAGCCGGCCGCCGGCCATCCCTACACGCGCTCGAGCTTCCGCCGCGGGGCGACGGCGATCGACTCCTACCTCATCGAGGGGCAGGGGCACGCGTGGTCCGGGCCGGAGGCCGGTGGTCTGTTCGCCGACCGGGAGGGGCCGGACCTGTCGGAGATCGTCTGGCGGTTCGCGTCCACGCGGCCGCTGGGTGCCGTCGGACCGTGA
- a CDS encoding TetR/AcrR family transcriptional regulator, with product MSDPAPTPANPVPGADGSRPRRTRLSREARAAQLLDVAETLFAERGFEGTSMEDIARAAGVTRPAVYAHHATKDEIFLACVRRARAELEDAVREPEILVAAGAGARAVITRAGEIFFSMLERDPRRWMVLFNPSVALSGTLAAELAQVRSRTIGRIAEMTARLTGFDEQRNLAFAHAVSGVGEQLGRWWLQNPEVPRATVVGYYCDFITAGLALPGPGDAARPGRS from the coding sequence ATGAGCGATCCGGCGCCGACCCCCGCGAACCCGGTGCCGGGTGCCGACGGGTCCCGGCCCCGCCGGACCCGGCTCTCCCGCGAGGCCCGTGCCGCCCAGCTGCTCGACGTCGCCGAGACGCTGTTCGCCGAGCGCGGGTTCGAGGGCACCTCGATGGAGGACATCGCGCGGGCCGCCGGGGTGACCCGGCCCGCGGTCTACGCCCACCACGCCACGAAGGACGAGATCTTCCTGGCCTGCGTGCGCCGGGCCCGCGCCGAGCTGGAGGACGCGGTCCGCGAGCCGGAGATCCTGGTGGCCGCGGGGGCCGGGGCACGCGCGGTCATCACGCGGGCCGGCGAGATCTTCTTCTCGATGCTGGAACGCGATCCGCGCCGCTGGATGGTGCTGTTCAACCCCAGCGTCGCCCTGTCCGGCACGCTCGCCGCGGAGCTCGCGCAGGTGCGCAGCCGCACCATCGGCCGGATCGCCGAGATGACGGCCCGGCTCACCGGGTTCGACGAGCAGCGCAATCTCGCCTTCGCCCACGCCGTGAGCGGGGTGGGGGAGCAGCTCGGCCGGTGGTGGCTGCAGAACCCGGAGGTTCCGCGGGCGACGGTGGTCGGCTACTACTGCGACTTCATCACCGCGGGCCTGGCGCTGCCGGGGCCCGGCGATGCGGCCCGACCCGGACGGTCCTGA
- a CDS encoding GntR family transcriptional regulator gives MDEVPGPVPPTLMEKAYLRVKRDIIELRLPPGHMISEKQVVSASGGSSKTPIREALARLHRDGLVTPVRRRGYLVSEVTFSGVVDLCDMHTLLQGEAAGRTAAYGLPADVLARLRDLGSDEWSGSLDGPRSAEQLRRAVEFEAIIAGGARNRRLAGTAVRVLDEIERVLRMTVPLALTGLDRLHTCRAIVEAIETGDAERSRAAMRSRCEAAARGMLAALALRPAVRAGTPAPGG, from the coding sequence GTGGACGAGGTTCCCGGGCCGGTGCCGCCGACCCTGATGGAGAAGGCCTATCTCCGGGTCAAGCGGGACATCATCGAACTCCGCCTCCCGCCCGGTCACATGATCAGCGAGAAACAGGTCGTGTCGGCGTCCGGCGGGTCCAGCAAGACGCCGATCCGGGAGGCGCTGGCCCGGCTGCACCGCGACGGGCTCGTCACCCCGGTCCGGCGGCGCGGCTACCTCGTGTCCGAGGTGACCTTCTCCGGTGTCGTCGACCTGTGCGACATGCACACGCTGCTGCAGGGCGAGGCGGCCGGGCGGACCGCGGCGTACGGCCTGCCGGCCGACGTGCTCGCCCGGTTGCGCGACCTGGGGTCCGACGAGTGGTCCGGGAGCCTGGACGGCCCGCGGTCCGCCGAGCAGCTGCGCCGGGCCGTCGAGTTCGAGGCGATCATCGCCGGCGGTGCCCGCAACCGGCGGCTGGCCGGCACCGCCGTCCGGGTCCTCGACGAGATCGAGCGGGTGCTGCGGATGACCGTCCCGCTGGCCCTGACCGGCCTCGACCGCCTGCACACGTGCCGGGCGATCGTCGAGGCGATCGAGACCGGTGACGCCGAGCGGAGCCGGGCCGCGATGCGCAGCCGCTGCGAGGCGGCCGCCCGCGGGATGCTGGCCGCGCTGGCACTCCGTCCGGCGGTGCGCGCCGGGACGCCCGCGCCCGGAGGATGA
- a CDS encoding IS110 family transposase, with translation MLTHEHGVAGIDPHKNTATIAVLDHRGGVVDNKSFSITKGGIDELLTFLLGVELTIDRIGIEGSGFLGQPLVLALAAAGYDVREVQANRTAERRKRRRRAKTDAEDAEAIAREALSDPELPPAGKHTAPSPTWQTLTVIRDWRESLVLQRVRLLTESEAVLVTLPVAIRATLPSTSRVLPQLQSLVDGVANPDLLSPAERLKLDRLAASLNDIITLTARIKELDRQIPALLSDLGCTLTEVRGVGVVTAMDLLVEIGDPCRFTTEAQFARWCGIAPVALSSGEGHGPARRHRLDLGGNRAVNSVLHIVHVTQVRCHPPAKEYMAKRVTDNKTKREARRSHKRQLANIIIRHMWTDARRSTATTPTSSAAAA, from the coding sequence GTGTTGACGCACGAACACGGTGTCGCGGGGATCGATCCTCACAAGAATACGGCTACCATCGCAGTCCTCGATCATCGAGGCGGCGTGGTCGACAACAAGTCCTTCTCCATCACCAAGGGCGGTATCGATGAGCTGCTGACGTTCCTGCTCGGTGTCGAGCTGACGATCGACCGGATCGGCATCGAAGGATCGGGATTTCTCGGCCAGCCGCTGGTCCTCGCGCTCGCGGCCGCGGGTTACGACGTGCGCGAAGTCCAAGCCAACCGCACCGCGGAGCGGCGTAAGCGTCGTCGTCGGGCCAAGACCGACGCCGAGGACGCGGAGGCCATCGCCCGAGAGGCCCTCAGCGACCCCGAGCTGCCTCCGGCCGGGAAGCACACCGCGCCCAGCCCGACATGGCAGACGCTCACGGTGATCCGCGACTGGCGTGAATCTCTTGTCCTGCAGCGTGTTCGGCTGCTCACCGAGTCCGAAGCAGTACTCGTCACGCTCCCCGTCGCCATCCGCGCCACGTTGCCCTCGACCAGCCGCGTTCTCCCGCAGCTCCAGTCCCTGGTCGACGGCGTCGCGAACCCCGATCTGCTCAGCCCAGCCGAGCGGCTCAAGCTCGACCGGCTCGCGGCCAGCCTGAACGACATCATCACCCTGACGGCGCGGATCAAGGAACTCGACCGACAGATTCCCGCCCTCCTCAGCGACCTTGGCTGCACCCTCACAGAGGTCCGCGGTGTCGGCGTGGTCACAGCCATGGATCTTCTGGTCGAGATCGGCGATCCGTGCCGGTTCACGACCGAGGCCCAGTTTGCACGCTGGTGCGGAATCGCGCCCGTCGCCCTCTCGTCGGGTGAAGGTCACGGGCCGGCCCGTCGGCACCGACTCGACCTCGGCGGCAATCGAGCTGTCAACTCTGTTCTGCACATCGTGCACGTCACGCAAGTCCGATGCCACCCGCCGGCGAAAGAGTACATGGCGAAACGGGTCACCGACAACAAGACAAAACGTGAGGCTCGGCGAAGCCACAAGCGGCAGCTCGCGAACATCATCATCAGACACATGTGGACCGACGCAAGACGCTCCACGGCGACCACACCGACCAGCTCCGCAGCTGCTGCTTGA
- a CDS encoding aminotransferase-like domain-containing protein, which translates to MFDDSAGRIAADLRRWIDGAPPGARLPSSRALVTRFGASPVTVQRAVRELVGLGLVESRPGVGTFVRTAPVTHVTDHSWQTAALRAPYRQLPAPPSPLRGGGPDTVALGSGYPAPDLLPERLLRTAFARAGRTSAVLRPPQPEGLPALRAWFARQIEESTPTRVVPPSSRDVLIVPGSQSALSSIFRSLIGPGGYLVLESPTYWGAIVAAAQAGVRTVPVAATPAGPDPDELSRLFATTGARVFYAQPTFANPTGYSWSAERRTAVLEIARTHGAFVVEDDWAHDFGITAGSRPLVADDGDGHVVYLRSLTKSVSPAVRVAALIARGPARDRIAADQAAGSMYVSDVLQEVALDVVTQPGQAGRLRALRRRLRTRRDHLLGQVREHVDGARVDSVPDGGLHLWVQLPDDIDLDRLAADCEVRGVLLAPGDGWFPAEAPGRFLRLCFAAADPGRFADATQVIAEAVRSQR; encoded by the coding sequence ATGTTCGACGATAGCGCAGGTCGCATCGCCGCAGACCTCCGCCGGTGGATCGACGGCGCGCCCCCGGGTGCCCGCCTACCGTCGAGCCGGGCGCTCGTGACCCGGTTCGGCGCGAGCCCGGTGACCGTGCAGCGAGCCGTCCGGGAGCTGGTCGGGCTCGGGCTCGTCGAGTCCCGCCCCGGTGTGGGCACGTTCGTCCGCACCGCGCCGGTCACCCACGTGACGGACCACAGCTGGCAGACCGCCGCGCTGCGGGCGCCCTACCGGCAGCTCCCCGCGCCGCCGTCACCGTTGCGGGGCGGTGGCCCGGACACCGTCGCCCTCGGCTCCGGGTACCCGGCACCCGATCTGCTCCCGGAACGCCTGCTCCGCACGGCCTTCGCCCGGGCCGGGCGCACCTCCGCCGTTCTGCGGCCCCCGCAGCCCGAGGGGCTGCCGGCGCTGCGGGCCTGGTTCGCCCGGCAGATCGAGGAGTCGACCCCGACCCGGGTGGTCCCGCCGTCGTCGCGGGACGTACTGATCGTTCCCGGCAGCCAGAGCGCGCTGAGCTCGATCTTCCGCTCGCTGATCGGGCCAGGGGGCTACCTCGTCCTGGAGTCCCCGACGTACTGGGGCGCGATCGTCGCGGCGGCCCAGGCCGGGGTGCGGACGGTCCCGGTCGCCGCGACCCCGGCCGGACCGGATCCCGACGAGCTGTCCCGGCTGTTCGCGACGACCGGGGCGCGGGTGTTCTACGCCCAGCCGACGTTCGCCAACCCGACCGGGTACAGCTGGAGCGCGGAACGGCGCACGGCGGTGCTGGAGATCGCGCGGACCCACGGCGCCTTCGTGGTGGAGGACGACTGGGCCCACGACTTCGGCATCACCGCCGGGTCCCGGCCGCTGGTGGCCGACGACGGCGACGGCCACGTCGTATACCTGCGGTCGCTGACGAAGAGCGTCTCCCCCGCCGTGCGGGTGGCGGCACTGATCGCCCGCGGCCCGGCACGCGACCGGATCGCCGCGGACCAGGCTGCCGGATCGATGTACGTGAGCGACGTCCTGCAGGAGGTGGCGCTGGACGTGGTCACCCAGCCCGGCCAGGCCGGCCGGCTGCGGGCGCTGCGCCGCCGGCTGCGCACCCGCCGGGACCACCTGCTCGGCCAGGTGCGCGAACACGTCGACGGGGCGAGGGTGGACTCGGTCCCCGACGGCGGCCTGCACCTGTGGGTCCAGCTCCCCGACGACATCGACCTCGACCGGCTGGCCGCCGACTGCGAGGTCCGGGGGGTCCTGCTCGCCCCCGGGGACGGCTGGTTCCCCGCCGAGGCACCGGGCCGGTTCCTGCGACTGTGCTTCGCCGCCGCGGACCCCGGCCGATTCGCCGACGCCACGCAGGTGATCGCCGAGGCCGTCCGGTCACAGCGCTGA
- a CDS encoding DMT family transporter, whose amino-acid sequence MSSPLPPVAAAGLGWGFLGVAAFSLTLPVTRIAVEGLSPLFVGAGRSAIAAVLAAVALLATRQRCPAARQWLRLAVVAGGIAVGFPLLTSYAMTTAPAAHGAVVIALLPAATAVVAVLRTGERPAAGFWVAAVAGCACAVVFAGVQGGGFGRVHTADVLLLAAVAAAAFGYAEGGLLARELGAWQTVSWALVLAAPLMTVLTVVAGLDQPPRAGVAGWAAFAYLAVVSMYLGFFAWYRGLAIGPIARVSQVQLVQPVLGIGWAAVLLGEDLTWPTVVGGVAVRTRRGTASRPAGDPDESGRTPEARRRSRRG is encoded by the coding sequence TTGTCGTCCCCGCTACCGCCCGTCGCGGCGGCCGGTCTCGGCTGGGGTTTCCTCGGTGTCGCGGCGTTCTCGCTGACGCTCCCCGTCACCCGCATCGCCGTCGAGGGGCTGTCGCCGCTGTTCGTCGGGGCCGGCCGGTCCGCGATCGCCGCCGTGCTCGCCGCGGTGGCCCTGCTCGCGACCCGGCAGCGGTGCCCTGCCGCCCGGCAGTGGCTACGGCTGGCGGTGGTCGCCGGCGGGATCGCGGTCGGGTTCCCGCTACTGACCTCCTACGCGATGACGACCGCGCCGGCGGCGCACGGGGCCGTCGTGATCGCGTTGCTCCCCGCGGCGACGGCGGTCGTGGCGGTCCTGCGCACCGGGGAGCGACCGGCCGCCGGGTTCTGGGTCGCCGCCGTCGCCGGCTGTGCGTGCGCCGTGGTCTTCGCCGGCGTCCAGGGCGGCGGGTTCGGACGCGTGCACACCGCGGACGTACTGCTGCTCGCCGCCGTGGCCGCGGCGGCGTTCGGGTACGCGGAGGGTGGCCTGCTCGCCCGCGAGCTCGGGGCGTGGCAGACGGTGTCCTGGGCGCTGGTCCTCGCAGCCCCGTTGATGACCGTGCTGACGGTCGTCGCGGGCCTGGACCAGCCGCCGCGGGCAGGCGTCGCCGGCTGGGCGGCGTTCGCCTACCTGGCCGTGGTCAGCATGTACCTCGGGTTCTTCGCCTGGTACCGGGGCCTGGCGATCGGGCCGATCGCCCGGGTCAGCCAGGTGCAGCTGGTGCAGCCGGTGCTGGGCATCGGGTGGGCCGCGGTGCTGCTCGGTGAGGATCTGACCTGGCCGACCGTCGTCGGCGGGGTCGCGGTCCGGACCCGCCGGGGCACGGCGAGCCGGCCCGCCGGGGATCCGGACGAGTCCGGCCGGACACCGGAGGCCCGTCGCCGATCCCGCCGGGGTTAG